GCAAACAATGATGTAACCATGAATTGCGGTATAGAATTAGTTGCGAGCCAGGCTTTCAATGTCAATACCGGAAGGCTTCTAACTATAGGAGGCGATATTACTAATAACGCCAGCACCCTGACCGTAACAGGTGCCGGTAATACCACTATCAGCGGTATATTAGGCTCGGGAGCAGGCGGCCTGACTAAATCGGGGGCCGGGACTCTTACCTTGAGCAACAACTCTAATAGTTACACCGGTGTTACCACCATAAGCGACGGCACATTAAGCGTAGCTACTATTAGTGATGGCGGCGTTGTAAGCGCTATCGGTGCCGCGGCGAGCGTTGCGGCCAATCTTGTTTTCGACGGTGGCATTTTGGACTATACCGGTGCTACCGCCAGTACCAATCGAAATTTTACCATTAACGCCGGAAAGACGGCTTCTATTACCGTCGATACCGCCGGCACAACTCTTACAATGACCGGCGCGTGTCCGACAACTACAGGCGGTTTAAGTAAGCAGGGAGCAGGCACCCTTTATTTAAAAGGCGTAAACCTTTATCAGGGAGTGACTATAATCAATGATGGCACTCTAAAGATCGACGCGGACACTGCCATAGGCGATGGGTCGGCCGGTAACACCATTGACTTTACCGGTGGCACAGGCATTTTGCAAAGTACCGCCACCACTGATTTAGGGACTAACCGCGCAATTACGCTGACTGCAGACGGCACTCTGCAATCCGATGCCGGGACGCTTACGGTGGGCGGAAGTGTGACTAACGGAGCCAACCTGCTTACCGTAACCGGAGACGGCAATACTAGTATTACCGGAGTCATAGGCGCAGGCGCGGGCGGCCTGACTAAGGCCGGTAGCGGAACTCTTTCTTTGAGCAATAGCAATACCTATAGCGGCGGTACGACTCTTACTGCCGGCAATATTACTCTTGGTAATAACACCTGTTTGGGTGACGGAGACCTTACCTTAAACGGCGCTTCGGGTACCTTGCAGTCGAATAACGATGCCCGATCCATATCTAACGCTATCGATTTGAGCGCGACCGCTACGAATGCTCTTATAATATCCGGTTCGAATAGCCTTGCACTGACAGGCAATATAACTAATGCGGGGCAGATCGAGATCAATATGACTGATATCAGTAAAGCGCTAACTCTATCTGGCGCCAACAATACCTATACAGGCGGCACGACTCTTACTGCCGGTAAATTGAATATTAATAGTACCACGGCTCTTGGCGGCGCAACGAGCGCATTTACTATTTCCGGAGGTACTATCGATAATACGAGCGCCGGAGCTATCACGCTGGCAAACAATAATACTCAAAGCTGGAACGGCGACTTCGCATTTGGCGGTACTCAAAATCTTAATCTCGGCACTGGCGCTGTTACGATGAATGCCGCACGACAGGTTACGCTTGGCGGCAGTACGCTGACGGTCGGAGGCGCTGTCGATAACGGCGGGAACACGCTGACGATAACGACGACTTCCGCCGCGGTTACCGGCAATATGGCGCTTAGCGGCGCAATATCGGGTTCGGGCGGCCTTACGCTGGCCAACGGCGCTGTTACGACGTTATCGGGAGCCGCGTCAAATACATACAGCGGCACTACGACTCTTGGATCTGCCGGATTCGAAAAAGAGCGTTTGACGTTAAGTAAGACGGGCGGTGCTGTAGCTATCGCCGGAAATGTGACTATAGACAATTATAATTCGCCATTCCTCGATATGACACAGGCCAACCAATTTGGCGCTACTTCGGTGATAAGCTGGACCACTTCCGGTTCGGGTAACGGACGTTTTCAAATGCAGGGCACTAATCAGACGGTAGCGGGTATTTCCAGCACTGATAGCGCTAATGCTGTCATTCAGAATACACCGTGGGGAGGCGGAGCCGGTGTCTGGTCGGACTGCACATTGACTATTGATACCGCTGTCGGCCAATCTTATACTTGGAACGGAATGATGCGTGACAAAGATAATGGTGCCTCGACCGGCACGCTCGCTCTGACAAAAAGCGGTACCGGAACACAGATATTGTACGGTGATAGCCTTAGTTATACCGGAAAGACGACGATTGCCGGCGGGACGCTTCAGCTCGGTACCGGTACTTCAGGCGGCACTCTCTCAACCAGTGAGATCGATTTTACAGGCGGTTTGTTCCAATACGGCGGCACTAATACACAGGATATTTCTAGTATGATCAAAAATAGTACCAGCGCCATGAGTATCAATACAAATGGTAACGATGTTACGTTCGCAAGCGCGTTAGCGGCCTCCAATGTGGGCGGCTTGATCAAATCAGGCACAGGCACTCTGACTCTATCAGGCACTAACTTATACACTGGCGGCACCGCCATTAACGGCGGCACGATAACGGCCAGTAACACTAAAGCCTTAGCTTCCGGCAACGTTGCGATAGAAGGCGGCACGCTGGATGTCGGTACTACCAGTCTCGATCTTGGAGCCGGCTCTACCTATACGCAGGGTGCTACCGCGGCATCAACGTTTATGCTTACCGCGAACTCTTCCAGTGCTTATGGCTCCGTGAAAGCTACCGGTGGGGCTAGCATTACCGCTGCTAATAGTACGGTATACGTTAACGTGGGTGGATATATACCTAATGGCGCATCTCTTACGGTTATTGATACCGACGGCGGCGTAGTTGACAATGCGCCAGGAACCATAACATCAAGTAATTCGTATGTTACGTTTTCGGGGTCGAGGTCCAGCGGTAACCTAATCCTTACCGCCGTTCGTTCCGGGTCCAACAGCTTTAGGGGACAGGCAACTAATACGAACGCAGCGGCTGTCGGTAATGTGTTGGATAATGTTACCAATCCGACAGCCGACATGACCAATATTCTTAATACCATGGGCAACTTATCATCTAGTCAGGTAGCTTCCTCCGAGAATACTATGAGCCCTACAGTAGACGGCGCGGTGACCCAATCAGCCATAGCCATGCTTAATCAGGTACTCGATACGTTGACGATACATCTTGAAGACATGCGCTTACCGGCCGGTGTTACTGGTGTCGCAACAGGCGATGATTATTTTAAGGGCCTAGGCATCTGGACCCAGGTCTTAGGTGATTACGCCCATCAGGATCCGCGCCAGTCGAGTAACGGCTACAATGCTACTTCATGGGGCGTGACGGGCGGCGCAGATATTCCTCTTAATATAGGTATCGATTCTCTGCGCATGGGCATAGGCTCTGGTTACGGGCAGACATTTGTAAGGTCAAAAGATTATTGCGGACATACAGATATTGACTCTATTCCCGGCACCATATACTGCACTTACGATAATAACAAATACCCGTTCTATCTCGACTCCGCGTTTACATTCATGTATAACAGCTACACAGGTTCCCGCCAGATAGCGGTGGGCGCTATCGAGCGTACGGCAAAAGCTGATTATAGCGGCCAGCAATACAGTGGATATGTCGAAGGCGGTTATTCATTCTTCTATAAGAATCTACGCTTAACACCGCTTCTGGCTCTGAACTACATGCATCTGCGTGTCGGAAGCTATACTGAAACAGGCGCAGATTCCCTCAATCTGAACGTCAGCTCTCAGGATTACGATATGTTTCAGACCGGTATCGGCATGAAATTAGCCTATCCAGTAGAATTGAAATACGTCACTATATTACCGGATCTACACGCCAGATGGATCTATGACTGGATCGGCGAAAGCCAAGCGACGACAGCAGGTTTCTCCGGCGGCGGTACTTCTTTCGGGACAAATGGTTTCAGGCCCGCCAGGTCCGCATATAATTTAGGAACAAAAGTAGGTATAATGGCGAAAAATAATGTCTCTCTTGATTTGGATTATGACTTCCTGCTCAAAGAAGATTACTACGAGCATTACGGAAGTCTAAACGTAAGATATAATTTCTAAAAACCTGGATAAGCGGACGATAAAATATCTAAGTTACATTCTTTCCGGGATAGTTGTCATTATTTCATTGGCTGGATGCGCCACTGTCAATAGCGGATATCGTATAGCCGACAACATCGTCTCAGAAAACAATTTAAAAAAAGAATACATAAAGACCGGGCTATGTACCCTTACGGTTTTTAGCAAGATTACCTCTCCGGGCAAACCTCTTGCAGTCTATATAGAAGGTGACGGCGCGGCATGGAAAACACGCCGTGAACTATCCGGCGATCCGACGCCGCGCCACGCACTTGCCCTTTCGCTTGCAGTCATGGACCATTCCGGGAACGTTGCTTATTTAGCCAGACCCGGCCAGTTAACTATTTCCGGAAACCCGGATTGTGATCCGGAATATTGGTCTAGAAAGCGTTTCTCGGGTGAAGTTATGAGCGCCATGAATTCGGCAATTAATGAACTGAAGGCGCAGAGTAAGTCAAAAGATATAAATTTAGTGGGCTATTCCGGCGGGGCTACCATCGCTATTATTATCGCGTCGCGAAGAAACGACGTAGTAAGCATTCGTACGATCGCCGGAAATCTCGATCCGGAAGCCGTTAATCTATACCATAAAGTTACACCTCTCGAAGGGGCGTTGAGCCCAATGGATTTTGCCTCAAAGGTATCGGATATTCCGCAACGACATTTTGCCGCAGTGGATGATCAAGTCATACCTCTATCTATTATTGAATCATTTGCTGACAGGATCGGCGACGAAAAACACGAAAGTATAACTATCGTAAAAGGCGCAAGTCATGCATTTGGTTGGCAGAAAGCCTGGCCGTTGCTTGTCGACATTCCTTTGCATTGTAAGAAGGATCCGACAAAATAGAATATACATTTTTGTGAGGAATATGCCTTTCTAAGTAGTAGTTTTATTTGATCATGTCAATAATTCGACCATAACAAATACCTACGAAAATTTCCTTATACTCGTACAAGAGGCATGTACATATTCTAAAGTTTAAAGCCTATGGTCGAATTAGTCGATAGCAGGCTTTTTATTTATCGCTTTATGCGAAAAGGTCGCTTCCTCGCGCAATTTAATCATCCGCCCTGAACAGAGCGATAAGGTGCGGCTGAGCGATACCGGTATACAGCCGGCCGGAATGAGAGTATAATAAGTCAGGAGTTTGACAAGTGGCATATAAAGGCGAATAAGAAACGCAGAAAAAGGAGATGAATGAAGATAGTTTTCATAGAGCCCACCGCTTCAGAAGGGAATGTCTACAGTAAATCATCCATGCCTCTATTGGGCCCGGTCTACCTCGGGACCATCTTAAAAAAAAGAGGGCATGAGGTCGAGATCTACAATGAAGATCTTCATAAACCGGATTATGCGAAGCTCGACGCGGATCTTATCGGCATCTCCATTTTGACTTCAACGGCCAAGCGGGGTTATGAAATAGCCAGACAATTTCCTAAAGAGAAAGTGATCATTGGCGGCGTTCACGCAAGCCTGCTCCCCGAGGAGGCGCTTCCATTCTGCAGGCAGGTTGTAGTGGGAGAGGCCGATGATGTTATTGTCGATGTAGTTGAGGGCAAAAGAATCGAGCCTATCGTTTACGGCACGCCGGTTCAGAATCTGGACACTTTACCTAACCCAGATTTCACATTGATAAAAGGATTTTGGTCCTCATTTCTTACCATGCCTATCTCTACGTCGAGAGGATGCCCCTTTGACTGCAGTTTTTGCTCTGTCACAAAGATCTTTGGCCGCAAATACCGTTTCCGTAGCGCTGAAAATATCATCGAAGAGATGAAGTCCAGGCGCACGAGATCGTTCTTCTTCGTAGATGATAATTTTACGGCAGACCCGAAACGCACGCGCCGCCTGCTGGAACTTCTACTGAAGAATAATATAAATCATTGGAATTGCCAGGTGCGCTGTGATGCCGCCAAAGATAAAGAGCTTTTAAGGCTTATGGCAGGCGCAGGATGCAAAGCCGTATGCGTTGGGTTCGAGTCTATAAATCCAATGACGTTAAAGGCCTACCAGAAGAAACAGACCCTCGATGATATCGTGAGCGCTATCCGTTCCTTCCATAGAAGAAAGATAAAGATCCATGGTATGTTTATCCTGGGGGGTGAGGATGACGGCAAAGGCGCTATATGGGAAACTTTGAAGTTTGCCATAAAGCATAAGATAGACACTATACAGATGGCGATACTTACTCCGTTCCCGGGCACGAAAGTCTATGAATCTCTCGATGCACAGAAGAGGATCTTCACAAAAGACTGGAGTCTTTATGACGGCCAGCACGTTGTATTTAATCCAAAATTGTTATCGGCAAGAGATCTGCAGGTGAATGCTCTTCAGGCGTATACAAAATTTTATTCTCTACGCAGGGCGTTTGCTTCGCTTATTCAACTGCATTTTAGAAATGCGATGTTTCGTTTTATAGGCCATTTTACTATCAAGGAATGGGTAAAACATAATTGTAATATGACTTGGTTGGCGCAACCTAACCAATGTTTTAAACGAGTTTAATCTCCCGGCAGAAATCTCCGGATTTCAGTTTGCGAATGAATGCGGCTTTCGCGAACCCTTGGGGAGAGGGAGCCTCGCTTTTAGGCCGAGCGGGCTCCACAAACGTGTAAAATGTGCTTAAGATTTAACCTGTTCATTTCGGCATCGATTGATTTCCTCATTGACAGTTTTTTCATTTTCCGGTAAGATATGGTTACAATTTGGTTTAAAAGCGCGACTGGCGGTAGTATCATGGGTAACCATGCGGGAGCGCGACTTGAGCAAAATCGAACGCCTGGGTTTTAAGAATCCAGGCGTTTATATTTTTTACAGGAGAAGGTAATATGTTCATACGGGGACGATGGGATAAGACGATAGATATGATGGATTTTGTTAATAGAAATTATAAGCCGTATGATGGCGATGAGTCATTCTTATGCGGGCCTACCGTAAGAACTAAAAAGTTATGGCAGAAGTGTCTTAATCTTTTTGAGAAAGAGCATAAGAAGGGCGGCGTATATGACATCGATGTGTCGACCGTATCGACGATCACAAGCCACAGGCCCGGTTATATAGATAAAAAACTCGAAATTATTAAAGGATTGCAGACCGACAAGCCGCTTAAAAGAGCGATAAAGCCGCTGGGAGGAATACGTATAGTCGAGAATGCCTGTAAGGATTATGGGTACGAACTGGATAACAAGGTAAAGGAGATATATTTAAAATATCGGAAGACGCATAATGACAGTGTGTTTGATTCTTATACTGCCGATATATTAAAAGCCCGCGGTACCGGGCTAATTACGGGACTACCGGATAATTATTCAAGAGGAAGGATCATAGGCGACTACAGGAGAGTGGCGCTCTATGGCATAGATAAGCTTATTAAAGTTAAAAAACATGATAAGGAGCTGTTCGAGGACTATTCTTCTCAGGAGGCGATACAATTAAGGGAAGAGATAGCGGATCAAATAGGCGCTTTAGAGGATATTGTAAGATTAGGTAAATCCTATGGGTGTGATTTAAACAGGCCGGCGGAGAATGCGAAAGAGGCTATCCAATGGGTTTATCTTGCTTATCTCGCCGCCGTAAAGGAGCAGGACGGCGCCGCTATGAGCTTAGGGAGCGTGAGCAATTTCTTCGATATATATATTGAAAGAGATATTGGCTTAGGGTCATTGACTGAAGAGAAAGCGCAGGAATTGATAGATGATTTTGTGATAAAACTGCGCATGGTACGTCACTTAAGGCCAAAATCATACTCTGAAATATTTGCCGGCGATCCGGTGTGGATCACAGAATCTATCGCTGGGGTGGGTATAGACGGAAGGCATAAGGTTACAAAGACATCCTACAGGTTTTTACGGACTTTGTACAATTTAGGGCCGGCGCCTGAGCCCAATCTTACAGTTCTATGGTCTTCCAGGCTTCCTGATAATTTTAAGAGATTCTGCGCCAAGGTATCTATCGCTACGAGTTCTATCCAGTACGAGAATGATGATTTAATGCGATTGATCGGCGGGGATGATTACAGTATCTCATGCTGTGTATCCCTGTTAAAAAACGGAAGCGAGATGCAATATTTCGGGGCGCGATGTAATCTTGCGAAGGTATTGCTTTACGCGTTAAATGAAGGCAGGGACGAGATCACCGGCGAAAAAATAGTTCCGGGAATACCTCCTATGAGTTCCGATCTCCTGGATCATGACGAAGTAAAACAGGGTTTTATGCAAGTATTGCGCTGGACGATCAGAACCTATGTCCAGGCTCTTAATATTATACATTCTTCGCACGACAGATATTATTATGAAAGATCGCAAATGGCGTTACTCAATACAGAGCTGACGCGTTATATGGCATTCGGTATCGCGGGATTATCGGTTGTCGCTGACTCTTTGAGCGCCATTCGTTATGCCAAAGTCAGGGCCATGCGTAATAATAAAGGCCTTACGGCAGGTTTTAAGATAAGCGGAGATTTTCCCGCCTTCGGGAATGATGATGACAGGGTAGATGGCAGGGCCGTTGATCTGGTAAATACATTTCTTGCGGAGATAAAAAAATATAAGTTTTACAGGGATTCTCTCCCGGCGCTTTCTGTTCTCACTATTACGTCGAATGTGATGTACGGTAAAAAAACAGGGGCTACTCCGGACGGCAGGAAAAAAGGCGAGCCTTTTGCTCCCGGGGCAAACCCAATGCATGGCAGAGATAAAAGCGGGGTTATAGCGTCCCTGAATTCCGTCGCGGGTATCCCGTATTCCGAATGCAGGGACGGCATATCGAACACATTCACTACCGTGCCGGATACTTTAGGAAAGACTCAAGAGGAGCGGGTCTCCAATCTCGTGGCATTGCTCGAAGGTTACTTTATCAAGGGCGCCCAACACCTGAATATCAACGTGATCGATAAGAAAACGCTTAAAGATGCCATGCGCCATCCGCATAAATATCCGCAACTTACTATTCGCGTGTCAGGATATGCGGTTCATTTCAACAAATTATTGCCCGATCAGCAGAGGGAGGTATTGGCGAGGACGTTTCATGAAGCCATGTAGCAGAAGATCTCGCGCCGGAAGGATACATTCGATAGAAAGTTTTGCGACACAGGATGGTCCCGGCATACGTTTTCTTGTGTTTCTGCAGGGGTGTGCCGCCGGCTGTTTATATTGTCAGAATCCGGATACCTGGGATTTAAAAGCCGGATTTGATATGACCGCGGAGGACGTGCTTAAAAAAGTGAAACGTTGCATGCCGTATATAAAAGCATCCGGCGGAGGCATCACGGTTTCCGGGGGAGAGCCTCTTTTGCAGATGGAGTTCCTGATAGAGTTATTCAGGCTCTGTAAAAAGAATAACATCCATACCGCCGTGGATACAAGCGCTTTTTATAATGACCATAATAGGAAGTTACTGCAGAAGCTTATTTCGCTTACAGATCTTTTTATCCTTGATATAAAGGCCGCGCGCGAGGTATTGCATAAAAAGATAACGTCGAGGCCTTTAGGTGAGGTAATCGATTTTTTGAACATCCTGGAATTAGAAAAAAAGCCTTATTGGTTAAGATATGTTCTTGTTCCCAAATTGAACGATTCGAAAAAAGATATGCAGGCGTTAAAGAAGATACTCGACGGGCAAGCCCATTGTGAAAAATTCGAATTTCTGCCTTATCATACCCTGGGTAAGCATAAATGGGAATGTATGAAACTAAAATATCCGCTTGGCGATACCGATCCGGCAAGCCCGAAAGATATAAAAAAAGCTTTAGCCGGTATCGGATAAATGCCTGAATAAGGAAAGGAAAAATAAAGATGAAGAGTGATATATTGATCGCTCGAGAGGTGAAATTAAAGCCTATTGCGGAGATCGCTGAAAAAATAGGTATTCGCGATGATGAGCTGGAGCTACATGGAAAATACAAGGCAAAGGTGGAGCTTTCTATTTTACAGCGGATAAAAGGGAATATTGACGGTAAGTATATAGATGTTACCGCTATTACGCCCACGCCGCTCGGTGAAGGCAAGACCGTTACTACGATCGGTTTGTCGCTGGGATTAGCCAGATTAGGGAAGAGGGTTTCTACTTGTATACGCCAGCCGTCGCTTGGGCCCGTGTTTGGTATAAAAGGCGGCGCCGCGGGCGGTGGGTATTCTCAAGTTGTGCCGATGGAGGATTTTAATCTGCATTTGACAGGAGACGTACACGCGGTTGGCCTGGCGCATAATCTATGCGCGGCATTTTTAGATAATTCTATCTATCATGGTAATAAATTGAATATAGACCCTTCGGCGATACTTTGGCGGAGAGTTGTGGATGTCAGCGATAGATCTTTGCGTAATATTACCATAGGCCAGGGGGCAAAGGAAGACGGTATCCCGCGCCAAACCGGCTTTGATATTACCGTAGCGTCGGAAGTCATGGCAATACTGGCCCTGGCCGGCGATCTTAAAGATCTGCGGCGGCGTTTGGGCAGGATCGTGGTTGCCTTTACCTATGACGGGAAACCGGTTACTACCGAGGATCTGAAAGTGGCCGGGGCGATGGCGGTGCTTTTAAAAGACGCGATCAAACCTACCTTGATGCAAACGAC
This genomic stretch from Candidatus Omnitrophota bacterium harbors:
- a CDS encoding autotransporter domain-containing protein, with amino-acid sequence MKKFFLAVLIFSVILLISAGYGFAADTVKQDTNTMNGLPDWSLGAIVAGQTGIFSSVISAGNAGDLTLGGEVACDGLVFQNDLNGDVLIKTGNTLHNGSVGLDMSAANNDVTMNCGIELVASQAFNVNTGRLLTIGGDITNNASTLTVTGAGNTTISGILGSGAGGLTKSGAGTLTLSNNSNSYTGVTTISDGTLSVATISDGGVVSAIGAAASVAANLVFDGGILDYTGATASTNRNFTINAGKTASITVDTAGTTLTMTGACPTTTGGLSKQGAGTLYLKGVNLYQGVTIINDGTLKIDADTAIGDGSAGNTIDFTGGTGILQSTATTDLGTNRAITLTADGTLQSDAGTLTVGGSVTNGANLLTVTGDGNTSITGVIGAGAGGLTKAGSGTLSLSNSNTYSGGTTLTAGNITLGNNTCLGDGDLTLNGASGTLQSNNDARSISNAIDLSATATNALIISGSNSLALTGNITNAGQIEINMTDISKALTLSGANNTYTGGTTLTAGKLNINSTTALGGATSAFTISGGTIDNTSAGAITLANNNTQSWNGDFAFGGTQNLNLGTGAVTMNAARQVTLGGSTLTVGGAVDNGGNTLTITTTSAAVTGNMALSGAISGSGGLTLANGAVTTLSGAASNTYSGTTTLGSAGFEKERLTLSKTGGAVAIAGNVTIDNYNSPFLDMTQANQFGATSVISWTTSGSGNGRFQMQGTNQTVAGISSTDSANAVIQNTPWGGGAGVWSDCTLTIDTAVGQSYTWNGMMRDKDNGASTGTLALTKSGTGTQILYGDSLSYTGKTTIAGGTLQLGTGTSGGTLSTSEIDFTGGLFQYGGTNTQDISSMIKNSTSAMSINTNGNDVTFASALAASNVGGLIKSGTGTLTLSGTNLYTGGTAINGGTITASNTKALASGNVAIEGGTLDVGTTSLDLGAGSTYTQGATAASTFMLTANSSSAYGSVKATGGASITAANSTVYVNVGGYIPNGASLTVIDTDGGVVDNAPGTITSSNSYVTFSGSRSSGNLILTAVRSGSNSFRGQATNTNAAAVGNVLDNVTNPTADMTNILNTMGNLSSSQVASSENTMSPTVDGAVTQSAIAMLNQVLDTLTIHLEDMRLPAGVTGVATGDDYFKGLGIWTQVLGDYAHQDPRQSSNGYNATSWGVTGGADIPLNIGIDSLRMGIGSGYGQTFVRSKDYCGHTDIDSIPGTIYCTYDNNKYPFYLDSAFTFMYNSYTGSRQIAVGAIERTAKADYSGQQYSGYVEGGYSFFYKNLRLTPLLALNYMHLRVGSYTETGADSLNLNVSSQDYDMFQTGIGMKLAYPVELKYVTILPDLHARWIYDWIGESQATTAGFSGGGTSFGTNGFRPARSAYNLGTKVGIMAKNNVSLDLDYDFLLKEDYYEHYGSLNVRYNF
- a CDS encoding alpha/beta hydrolase — its product is MAGCATVNSGYRIADNIVSENNLKKEYIKTGLCTLTVFSKITSPGKPLAVYIEGDGAAWKTRRELSGDPTPRHALALSLAVMDHSGNVAYLARPGQLTISGNPDCDPEYWSRKRFSGEVMSAMNSAINELKAQSKSKDINLVGYSGGATIAIIIASRRNDVVSIRTIAGNLDPEAVNLYHKVTPLEGALSPMDFASKVSDIPQRHFAAVDDQVIPLSIIESFADRIGDEKHESITIVKGASHAFGWQKAWPLLVDIPLHCKKDPTK
- a CDS encoding radical SAM protein, which codes for MKIVFIEPTASEGNVYSKSSMPLLGPVYLGTILKKRGHEVEIYNEDLHKPDYAKLDADLIGISILTSTAKRGYEIARQFPKEKVIIGGVHASLLPEEALPFCRQVVVGEADDVIVDVVEGKRIEPIVYGTPVQNLDTLPNPDFTLIKGFWSSFLTMPISTSRGCPFDCSFCSVTKIFGRKYRFRSAENIIEEMKSRRTRSFFFVDDNFTADPKRTRRLLELLLKNNINHWNCQVRCDAAKDKELLRLMAGAGCKAVCVGFESINPMTLKAYQKKQTLDDIVSAIRSFHRRKIKIHGMFILGGEDDGKGAIWETLKFAIKHKIDTIQMAILTPFPGTKVYESLDAQKRIFTKDWSLYDGQHVVFNPKLLSARDLQVNALQAYTKFYSLRRAFASLIQLHFRNAMFRFIGHFTIKEWVKHNCNMTWLAQPNQCFKRV
- the pflB gene encoding formate C-acetyltransferase, with protein sequence MFIRGRWDKTIDMMDFVNRNYKPYDGDESFLCGPTVRTKKLWQKCLNLFEKEHKKGGVYDIDVSTVSTITSHRPGYIDKKLEIIKGLQTDKPLKRAIKPLGGIRIVENACKDYGYELDNKVKEIYLKYRKTHNDSVFDSYTADILKARGTGLITGLPDNYSRGRIIGDYRRVALYGIDKLIKVKKHDKELFEDYSSQEAIQLREEIADQIGALEDIVRLGKSYGCDLNRPAENAKEAIQWVYLAYLAAVKEQDGAAMSLGSVSNFFDIYIERDIGLGSLTEEKAQELIDDFVIKLRMVRHLRPKSYSEIFAGDPVWITESIAGVGIDGRHKVTKTSYRFLRTLYNLGPAPEPNLTVLWSSRLPDNFKRFCAKVSIATSSIQYENDDLMRLIGGDDYSISCCVSLLKNGSEMQYFGARCNLAKVLLYALNEGRDEITGEKIVPGIPPMSSDLLDHDEVKQGFMQVLRWTIRTYVQALNIIHSSHDRYYYERSQMALLNTELTRYMAFGIAGLSVVADSLSAIRYAKVRAMRNNKGLTAGFKISGDFPAFGNDDDRVDGRAVDLVNTFLAEIKKYKFYRDSLPALSVLTITSNVMYGKKTGATPDGRKKGEPFAPGANPMHGRDKSGVIASLNSVAGIPYSECRDGISNTFTTVPDTLGKTQEERVSNLVALLEGYFIKGAQHLNINVIDKKTLKDAMRHPHKYPQLTIRVSGYAVHFNKLLPDQQREVLARTFHEAM
- the pflA gene encoding pyruvate formate-lyase-activating protein is translated as MKPCSRRSRAGRIHSIESFATQDGPGIRFLVFLQGCAAGCLYCQNPDTWDLKAGFDMTAEDVLKKVKRCMPYIKASGGGITVSGGEPLLQMEFLIELFRLCKKNNIHTAVDTSAFYNDHNRKLLQKLISLTDLFILDIKAAREVLHKKITSRPLGEVIDFLNILELEKKPYWLRYVLVPKLNDSKKDMQALKKILDGQAHCEKFEFLPYHTLGKHKWECMKLKYPLGDTDPASPKDIKKALAGIG